From the genome of Candidatus Neomarinimicrobiota bacterium, one region includes:
- a CDS encoding sigma-70 family RNA polymerase sigma factor, whose translation MGYLDMYTILERHADRISRGDMDLKQDLLSLSYTTYSSAFSRRHELSLGELVNFMLHRAGELRSGKRRHFGNLGHNGPKDVYSIVRYYNDDVKITHLNGSEGIDDVLLDSFHKRRAPIADKIAFRIDFKNFLMNLPERDRLILTKRMEGYKLKEISLIFNSSPSGISRCLRKMGEEIAICLDLPKDLASSYGLA comes from the coding sequence ATGGGATATTTAGATATGTATACCATTCTAGAGAGGCATGCTGACAGAATATCGAGAGGAGATATGGATCTTAAACAAGATCTTCTCTCACTGTCATATACCACATATTCATCAGCTTTTTCAAGGAGACATGAACTGTCTCTGGGAGAGCTGGTAAATTTCATGCTACACCGGGCTGGTGAACTCAGAAGTGGAAAGCGGAGGCACTTCGGAAATCTCGGGCATAACGGACCTAAGGATGTCTACTCAATAGTGAGATATTACAATGATGACGTTAAGATAACGCACTTGAACGGATCGGAGGGCATAGATGATGTATTGCTGGACTCATTCCATAAGAGAAGAGCACCCATAGCCGATAAGATCGCTTTTAGGATCGACTTCAAGAATTTCCTGATGAATCTACCGGAGAGAGACCGTCTTATTCTGACCAAGAGAATGGAAGGTTATAAACTCAAGGAAATATCATTAATATTCAATAGCTCACCCTCTGGTATATCTAGATGCTTGAGGAAGATGGGAGAAGAGATTGCGATCTGTTTAGATCTTCCAAAAGATCTTGCAAGCTCCTATGGGCTAGCTTAA